TCACCTTCAAAGAGCCAGGCAGCGATGCCGGACATGTAAAGCGTCAAACCGTTGTCGAGCTCAACCGCTCCAAACCACCTGTGCCGGTGCTTGGGCAACTCGTGAGATACTACTTTTGCGATCATCAAAAGTTATTTTTCCCTCCAAGTTATACAATTTTCGTGAGAGGTCTGATTGTGAGAGAGCCCTTTGCATCCATGATAGTGAGGGGAGAAAAAAAATGGGAGATTAGGAAGACAAACACGAACATAAGGGGGGAGGTAATCATTCTGAGCCAGGGGTATGCGCTGGGAAAGGCCAAGCTCGCTGACGTTCTCGGGCCGTTTACCGTTGAGGAGCTTCTGGAGTTTAAGGATTACCACAGAGCGGACGAGGACTTTCTCAGAAGCTACTCAGGCGGAAAAAAACTATATGCCTGGGTTTTCGAGGAGCCAGAAGAGTTTGAGAAGAAGGTAAGGGTTAAAATACCTCGCGGAGCGCAAGTCTGGGTTAAGATTGACTGACCTAAAATAAATCGAAAAGATTATTTGCTTTCCTGCTTTCCCCCAAATGGTGATATTATGAAGTTTGGTATTGAGTTTGTGCCAGATATGAAGTACT
The nucleotide sequence above comes from Archaeoglobus fulgidus DSM 4304. Encoded proteins:
- a CDS encoding ASCH domain-containing protein; this encodes MRGLIVREPFASMIVRGEKKWEIRKTNTNIRGEVIILSQGYALGKAKLADVLGPFTVEELLEFKDYHRADEDFLRSYSGGKKLYAWVFEEPEEFEKKVRVKIPRGAQVWVKID